DNA sequence from the Bradyrhizobium diazoefficiens genome:
GCCGGCAGATTGCGCTTTGAAATAGTCGCGGCAAAGCCGCGTGTCCAGCTCCGTCCGAAGTTGAGGTAGGTCGTTGCCCCAGCTTGCCGGACCGACAGGACTTTGCCCTCGACCACCATAAAGCGCCCCATCCCGGCCAAAATATCGTCCGGACTTTCCGCGTTTTTTATGACCGATGGGTCAGCCCAACTGCCCTTTTTTTGGCGCCGCGCCTCGGCCTCCGCCGCCATCAGGGCAGCTGCGCAGTCCTTGTCGGTGATCTCGGCGGAAACCACGGCGTCGCCCTGGACAAGCAGCGTAGCCTGCACGGACGTATCGCTCTCGCCGATGAACACCAGCGCGCTCTGGCGACCATAGCGGTCGGGCGTGTCATCAGTGCTGCGCAAGATGACGTCGCGGCCGGCGAGCTGCGAGATCAGTGCCTGCCTTGTCGTTGCTGTCGCCTCGATCCCGATGAGGCGGACTTCGCGGCCGTCGTCGAGTCGCAGGCTGCGCGCATCGACGATCGCGGCGACGCGGCCCTCGCCCTGGACTTCGAATTGGCACGGTGTCGCGAACGCTGTGCGACCCGCGACGAGAAGAAATGCGATGATGAGGTGAAGCCGTTGCGTCACGTGATCCGGAGAGCTTGCGTTACGCGCCAACTCTAACACCATTCCGCTTTGCGGAAAACGCGTGTGCCGTTCGCGAAAAGCTGCAACGCCTCCCGCGCTTGCTGCGCTCTTGCGCATACGGCATGATGACGGCAACAGCAATAATCAAGCCGCCATTCAGAGTCAGGCGATCAAGGGAGGTTGTTTCGATGAAGCATATTTTGTTGGGCATTTTTGCTGCCGCGTTTGCCCTGAGCGCGAGCGCCGCGCAGGCCCAGGACAAGCCTCCCCTGAAGATCGGCGGCATCCTCGACATGTCGAGCCTTTACGCCGACATCACCGGCCCCGGCAGCGAGACCGCGGCCAAGATGGCCGTTGAGGATTTTGGCGGCGAAGTGCTCGGACGCAAGATCCAGGTGCTGGCGGCCGACCATCTCAACAAGGCCGACCTGTCCGCCAACATCGCCCGTGACATGCTCGACAACCAGGGCGTCGAGATGATCTACGACGTTGCAGCGTCGGCGACGGCGCTTGCCGCCGGCGAGATCGCGAAAGCGCGGGGCAAGATCATCATCTTCAACGGCCCGGGCTCGATCCGGCTCAGTAACGAAGCCTGCGGTCCCTACACCATCCACTATGTGTTCGACACCTACGGCCAAGCCAATGTGACCGGCCTTGCCGCCGTGAAATCGGGCCTCGATACCTGGTTCTTCCTCACCGCCGACTACGCCTTCGGTCAGGATCTGGAGAAGGACACCAGCGCGGTCGTCACCAAGACCGGCGGCAAGGTGCTCGGCAGCGTGCGGCATCCGCTCAATACCTCGGATTTCTCGTCGTTCCTGCTGCAGGCCCAGGCCTCGAAGGCCAAGGTGATCGGGCTGGCGAATGCCGGCGGCGACACCGTCAACGCGATCAAGCAGGCGGCCGAGTTCGGCATCACCAAGGGCGGCCAGAAGGTCTCGCCGCTACTTGCGTTCGTCACCGACATCGACTCGATCGGCCTCGAGACCGCGCAGGGATTGTTGTTGGCGGAAGCCTTCTACTGGGACATGAACGATGAGACGCGCGCATTCTCGAAGCGCTTCATGGAGCGAATGAAGCGGCCACCGACCTCGGCGCAGGCCGGCGTCTATTCCTCCGTCATGCACTATCTGAAGGCCGTAAGGGCCGCCGGCACGACCGACTCTGCCGCCGTCATGAAGGTGATGAAGGAGACGCCGATCAACGACTTCTTCGCGCATAACGGCAAGATCCGGGAGGACGGCCGCATGGTGCACGACATGTACCTGTTCGAGGTGAAGAAGCCGTCGGAATCCAAGGGCCGCTGGGACGACTACAAGCTGCTCGCCACCATTCCCGGCAACGAGGCGTTCCAGTCACTCGAGCAGTCGCGCTGCCCGCTGGTGAAGAAATAGTCTCGTCATTGCGAGCGAAGCGAAGCAATCCAGAGATGTTTCCGTAGAGGCAGTCTGGATTGCTTCGTCGCTTCGCTCCTCGCAATGACGGCGTGGCGACAGCTAGGTCAAAATAACAGCAAGGGAGACGTCCCATGAACGACATGGTCCTGCAAAAACTCGAAGGCGGGCTGCTCACCATTACCATGAACCGGCCCGAGCGCAAGAATGCGCTCAATCCCGAGATGGTCGCAGGATTAGTCGAGGCAGCGCGGCGCGCAGCCGACGACCCGGAGGTACGTGCGGTGCTGTTCAAGGGGGCGGGCGGTTCGTTCTGCGTCGGTGGCGACGTCAAATCGATGGCGGCCGGTCGCGCGCCGCTGCCGTTCGAGCAAAAACTTTCGAATTTGCGCCGCGGCATGGAGGTCTCGCGCATCCTGCACCAGATGCCAAAACCCGTGGTGGCGCAGCTCGACGGTGCCGCGGCCGGCGCCGGCCTGTCGATGGCGCTGTCATGTGACCTCCGCATCGCCTCCGAATCCTGCAAGATCACGACCGCCTTCGCCAAGGTCGGCTTCTCCGGCGATTACGGCGGCACCTATTTTCTGACTCAACTGCTCGGCAGCGCGCGGGCGCGCGAGCTCTATCTGACGTCGCCGGTGCTGACCGCCAAAGAAGCGCATGCGATCGGCATGGTGACCAGGGTCGTGCCCGATGCCGAGATCGACGCTGCCGCGCATGAGCTCGCACTGTCGCTGGCGCAGGGGCCGTCGATCGCGCTCGGCTTCATCAAGCGCAACATCAACAATGCCGAACATC
Encoded proteins:
- a CDS encoding enoyl-CoA hydratase, encoding MNDMVLQKLEGGLLTITMNRPERKNALNPEMVAGLVEAARRAADDPEVRAVLFKGAGGSFCVGGDVKSMAAGRAPLPFEQKLSNLRRGMEVSRILHQMPKPVVAQLDGAAAGAGLSMALSCDLRIASESCKITTAFAKVGFSGDYGGTYFLTQLLGSARARELYLTSPVLTAKEAHAIGMVTRVVPDAEIDAAAHELALSLAQGPSIALGFIKRNINNAEHLALEDCFDGEAIHHTRCGDTEDHKEAAKAFVEKRKPTFKGA
- a CDS encoding thermonuclease family protein; this encodes MVLELARNASSPDHVTQRLHLIIAFLLVAGRTAFATPCQFEVQGEGRVAAIVDARSLRLDDGREVRLIGIEATATTRQALISQLAGRDVILRSTDDTPDRYGRQSALVFIGESDTSVQATLLVQGDAVVSAEITDKDCAAALMAAEAEARRQKKGSWADPSVIKNAESPDDILAGMGRFMVVEGKVLSVRQAGATTYLNFGRSWTRGFAATISKRNLPAFESAGIAVKSLENRRIRVRGWIEGTTGPRIDVRLVGQVELLGANEPTGVRP
- a CDS encoding ABC transporter substrate-binding protein, which gives rise to MKHILLGIFAAAFALSASAAQAQDKPPLKIGGILDMSSLYADITGPGSETAAKMAVEDFGGEVLGRKIQVLAADHLNKADLSANIARDMLDNQGVEMIYDVAASATALAAGEIAKARGKIIIFNGPGSIRLSNEACGPYTIHYVFDTYGQANVTGLAAVKSGLDTWFFLTADYAFGQDLEKDTSAVVTKTGGKVLGSVRHPLNTSDFSSFLLQAQASKAKVIGLANAGGDTVNAIKQAAEFGITKGGQKVSPLLAFVTDIDSIGLETAQGLLLAEAFYWDMNDETRAFSKRFMERMKRPPTSAQAGVYSSVMHYLKAVRAAGTTDSAAVMKVMKETPINDFFAHNGKIREDGRMVHDMYLFEVKKPSESKGRWDDYKLLATIPGNEAFQSLEQSRCPLVKK